The Acidobacteriota bacterium genome window below encodes:
- a CDS encoding efflux RND transporter permease subunit has product MLERVIGWTLKQRGLVLLGVALLAVFGVHAGMNLPMDAFPDVTNVQVEILGDAPGLSALEVERFVTYPVESALRGLPGVVQMRSVTKFGLSVVTLVFADDVDIYFARQLVFERLEEARAGMPGSVSVGMGPIATAMGEIYQYTLQGPAPSDPAGRVRRLTELRTLQEWVVAPLLKGVAGVSEINSFGGYFKQYQVLVDPAKLVAHDLSLDAVRRAIERNNRNAGGGTLDRFDEQYIVRGVGLLRSVEDIGNIVLAAHRGTPVSIRDVAEVRVGEAVRQGAALLGGEGETVGGIVMMLRGENGREVVGRVKAKVREINESGILPAGVRLAPYYDRSDMVSASVGTVTRALAEGSALVLVVLFLLLGSLRSAAVVILALPLSLLLTFIVMRQAGIDANLMSLGGLAISIGMIIDATIIQVENVQRRLGENPGPGARHRTVLKAVLEVRKPSIFGELIIATTFLPILSLQGLEGKMFGPLALTVVVALLASLLLSIFVIPAMCALVLRPGPEKESAVMRGAGAVYEPLLGWALRRKRWILSGACAALLAAVFLSLRLGTEFIPVMDEGAFDMDVQLMPGITLDKALDITGLVHERLRAFPELTTLISRTGQTGIALEARGVDKTGFTGMLKPRSEWETASSRAELTGRMRAALSGIPGMDFSFSQPIQCRIDELVAGTRAQLIVKLFGEDLEILEAKAGEIGAVLGGIPGTADLVVERIDGQPYLSIDIDRGAIARHALDAGDVLGIVEMSVAGMSAGTLYEENRAFDVVVRYPGRYRESAAAIGNALVPAPGGYNLPLSQLAAISVAPGPVQISRENGLRRIGVEVNIHGRDIGSYVAEAREAIREKVVLPPGFHTSWGGQFENQQRAMRRMMIVGPLGVGLILFLLFVTFGSVRLALLVLCNLPFALIGGVFGLQLAGLYLSVPASIGFIVLFGVAVLNGVVLVSRITQLRQAGLSVEEAVFSGSRSRLRPVLMTASIAIFSLIPMLAAAGPGSEVQRPLAVVVVGGLVTSTVLTLVLLPALYGWFARGPREGPLPSGGNHFPSISGTKLL; this is encoded by the coding sequence ATGCTGGAACGGGTGATCGGGTGGACGTTGAAGCAGAGGGGACTCGTGCTCCTGGGGGTCGCGCTGCTGGCGGTCTTCGGGGTGCATGCGGGCATGAACCTGCCGATGGACGCCTTTCCCGACGTCACCAACGTGCAGGTGGAGATCCTGGGCGACGCCCCGGGCCTTTCGGCGCTGGAGGTCGAGCGCTTCGTCACCTACCCGGTGGAGAGCGCCCTGCGGGGGCTCCCGGGTGTCGTGCAGATGCGGTCGGTGACCAAGTTCGGCCTCTCGGTGGTGACCCTGGTGTTCGCCGACGACGTCGACATCTACTTCGCGCGTCAACTGGTCTTCGAGCGCCTCGAGGAGGCCAGGGCCGGCATGCCCGGGAGCGTGTCGGTCGGCATGGGCCCGATCGCCACGGCGATGGGGGAGATTTACCAGTACACCCTCCAGGGTCCGGCGCCCTCGGACCCGGCCGGGCGGGTCCGGCGCCTGACCGAACTGCGCACCCTTCAGGAATGGGTCGTCGCGCCGCTGCTCAAGGGGGTGGCGGGCGTCAGCGAGATCAACTCCTTCGGGGGCTATTTCAAGCAGTACCAGGTGCTGGTCGATCCCGCGAAGCTGGTGGCCCACGACCTGTCTCTCGATGCGGTGCGCCGCGCCATCGAGCGGAACAACCGGAACGCGGGGGGCGGGACCCTCGACCGTTTCGACGAGCAGTATATCGTGCGCGGCGTCGGGTTGTTGCGGAGCGTGGAGGATATCGGAAACATCGTCCTGGCCGCGCACCGCGGTACCCCGGTCTCGATCAGGGACGTCGCCGAGGTGCGGGTGGGAGAGGCGGTCCGCCAGGGGGCCGCGCTGCTCGGCGGCGAGGGGGAGACCGTGGGGGGCATCGTCATGATGCTCCGGGGAGAAAACGGCCGGGAGGTGGTGGGGCGCGTCAAGGCGAAGGTGAGGGAGATCAACGAGAGCGGCATCCTTCCCGCCGGGGTCCGCCTGGCCCCCTATTACGACCGGTCCGACATGGTGTCCGCCAGCGTCGGCACCGTGACCCGTGCGCTCGCGGAAGGGTCGGCGCTGGTCCTGGTCGTTCTCTTCCTGCTCCTCGGCAGCCTGCGCAGCGCGGCCGTCGTCATCCTCGCGCTCCCCCTTTCGCTCCTGCTCACCTTCATCGTCATGCGGCAGGCGGGGATCGACGCCAACCTCATGTCGCTCGGGGGGCTGGCGATTTCGATCGGGATGATCATCGACGCGACCATCATCCAGGTCGAAAACGTCCAGCGCCGCCTCGGCGAAAACCCGGGACCCGGGGCGCGTCACCGGACCGTATTGAAGGCGGTGCTGGAAGTGCGCAAGCCCAGCATCTTCGGCGAACTCATCATCGCGACCACCTTCCTGCCGATCCTTTCCCTGCAGGGGCTGGAAGGGAAGATGTTCGGCCCCCTGGCGCTCACGGTCGTCGTCGCGCTGCTGGCCTCCCTCCTCCTGTCGATCTTCGTCATTCCCGCGATGTGCGCGCTGGTTTTGCGCCCCGGACCGGAGAAGGAGAGCGCCGTGATGCGGGGGGCGGGGGCGGTATACGAACCGCTGCTCGGCTGGGCCCTGCGCCGTAAGCGCTGGATCCTCTCCGGGGCCTGCGCGGCGCTGCTCGCGGCCGTGTTCCTCTCGTTGCGGCTCGGGACGGAATTCATCCCGGTGATGGACGAAGGGGCCTTCGATATGGATGTGCAGCTCATGCCCGGAATCACCCTGGACAAGGCCCTCGACATCACCGGGCTGGTCCATGAGCGGCTCCGGGCGTTTCCCGAGCTGACCACCCTCATATCGAGGACCGGACAGACGGGGATCGCGCTCGAGGCGCGCGGCGTGGACAAAACGGGTTTCACCGGGATGCTCAAGCCCCGGTCGGAGTGGGAGACGGCTTCCAGCCGCGCGGAGTTGACCGGGAGAATGCGGGCCGCCCTCTCCGGAATCCCGGGGATGGACTTCAGCTTCAGCCAGCCCATCCAGTGCCGGATCGACGAACTGGTCGCCGGCACCCGCGCGCAGTTGATCGTGAAGCTCTTCGGGGAGGACCTGGAGATCCTCGAGGCCAAGGCCGGGGAGATCGGCGCCGTGCTGGGAGGGATCCCGGGGACCGCCGACCTGGTCGTCGAAAGGATCGACGGACAGCCTTACCTTTCGATCGACATCGACCGGGGGGCGATCGCACGGCACGCCCTGGACGCCGGCGACGTGCTCGGCATCGTGGAAATGTCGGTCGCCGGGATGTCGGCGGGAACCCTGTACGAGGAAAACCGGGCGTTCGACGTGGTGGTCCGGTATCCGGGCCGGTACCGCGAGTCGGCGGCCGCCATCGGCAACGCCCTGGTGCCCGCCCCGGGGGGTTACAACCTGCCCCTCAGCCAGCTGGCCGCCATCTCGGTGGCGCCGGGGCCGGTGCAGATCAGCCGGGAAAACGGGTTGCGCCGGATCGGTGTCGAGGTCAACATCCATGGCCGCGACATCGGCTCCTACGTGGCCGAGGCCCGGGAGGCGATCCGGGAGAAGGTGGTTTTGCCGCCCGGGTTCCATACCAGCTGGGGCGGGCAGTTTGAAAACCAGCAGCGGGCCATGCGCCGGATGATGATCGTCGGCCCGCTGGGCGTGGGGCTGATCCTGTTCCTGCTGTTCGTGACCTTCGGGTCCGTCCGCCTGGCGCTCCTGGTGCTCTGCAACCTCCCCTTCGCCCTCATCGGGGGGGTCTTCGGCTTGCAGCTCGCGGGCCTCTACCTGTCGGTCCCCGCCTCGATCGGTTTCATCGTCCTGTTCGGCGTGGCGGTACTCAACGGGGTCGTCCTCGTGTCGCGCATCACGCAGCTGCGGCAGGCGGGGCTCTCGGTGGAGGAGGCCGTTTTCAGTGGAAGCCGCTCCCGGCTCCGGCCTGTGTTGATGACGGCCTCGATCGCCATTTTCAGCCTGATCCCGATGCTGGCCGCGGCCGGTCCCGGCTCCGAGGTCCAGCGGCCGCTGGCGGTCGTGGTGGTCGGCGGACTGGTGACCTCGACCGTCCTCACCCTCGTCCTGCTGCCGGCGCTCTACGGGTGGTTCGCGCGCGGGCCGCGGGAAGGGCCTCTACCTTCCGGGGGGAACCATTTCCCTTCGATTTCGGGAACGAAGCTTCTATGA
- a CDS encoding efflux RND transporter periplasmic adaptor subunit yields the protein MKQNGTAGWIRSLVPLAIGLALGAFLYSRFSGGGPPGAPGEHRAPEASHGAEEGERVRIAADVQREMGIELEAAAVRTVRDVLAVTGTVREDPGRVAHIRPLAGGLIREVHVQLGDRVAAGDPLLAYDNIDLGRALGEYLSVHSELRRALADIGVKETILERSREMLAVGAIARTAFDLREAELRDARARAEGARARAAALSAEIRRFGWTDRRIADLESGRALSPSASHSVLAAPIAGTVTALHASVGETVDPSTELVTIADLSSLWVLADVFEKDLAQVRPGKPVRVRVAAYPGRTFGGTVVSVDDILDPGTRTVKVRCRVPNRDALLKVQMFADVRIPVDRMTSVLAVRDDALQRIDGSTVVFVGVTETEFERRPVRTGIASGGFTEIVAGLAAGERVVSRGSFVVKSAFLKDLIEAHEH from the coding sequence ATGAAGCAGAACGGAACCGCCGGCTGGATCCGAAGCCTGGTCCCCCTGGCGATAGGCCTGGCGCTGGGGGCTTTCCTCTATTCCCGGTTTTCCGGGGGCGGGCCGCCGGGCGCGCCCGGGGAGCATCGGGCCCCGGAGGCCTCTCACGGGGCGGAAGAAGGGGAAAGGGTCCGCATTGCGGCGGATGTGCAGCGGGAGATGGGGATCGAGCTCGAAGCCGCCGCCGTCCGGACGGTCCGGGATGTCCTGGCCGTGACGGGGACGGTCCGGGAGGACCCCGGGCGGGTGGCCCACATCCGTCCCCTGGCCGGTGGTCTCATCCGGGAGGTGCATGTCCAGCTCGGCGACCGCGTCGCCGCCGGGGATCCGCTGCTGGCCTACGACAACATCGACCTGGGGCGGGCGCTGGGGGAGTACCTGTCGGTCCACTCCGAGCTGCGGAGGGCCCTGGCGGATATCGGGGTGAAGGAGACGATCCTCGAGCGGAGCCGGGAGATGCTGGCCGTGGGAGCGATCGCCCGCACCGCCTTCGACCTTAGGGAGGCCGAGCTTCGGGATGCCCGGGCCCGGGCGGAGGGAGCGCGGGCCCGGGCGGCCGCGCTCTCGGCCGAGATCCGCCGCTTCGGGTGGACCGACCGGCGGATCGCCGACCTGGAATCGGGCCGGGCCCTGTCCCCCTCGGCGTCGCACAGCGTTCTGGCCGCCCCCATCGCCGGAACCGTTACGGCACTTCACGCCTCGGTGGGGGAAACGGTGGACCCCTCGACCGAGCTGGTGACGATCGCCGACCTCTCGTCCCTCTGGGTCCTGGCCGACGTGTTCGAAAAGGACCTGGCGCAGGTCCGGCCCGGCAAGCCGGTGCGGGTCAGGGTGGCGGCCTATCCCGGCAGGACCTTCGGCGGGACCGTCGTCTCCGTCGACGACATCCTCGACCCCGGGACGCGCACCGTGAAGGTGCGCTGCCGCGTCCCCAACCGCGACGCGCTGCTGAAGGTGCAGATGTTCGCCGACGTCCGGATTCCGGTCGATCGCATGACCTCCGTCCTGGCGGTGAGGGACGACGCGCTGCAGCGGATCGACGGCTCCACCGTCGTTTTCGTCGGAGTCACCGAAACGGAATTCGAGCGCCGCCCGGTGCGGACCGGGATCGCGAGCGGGGGATTCACGGAAATCGTGGCGGGGCTCGCCGCCGGGGAGCGGGTGGTGAGCCGGGGGAGCTTCGTGGTCAAGAGCGCCTTTCTGAAGGACCTCATCGAGGCGCACGAGCACTAG
- a CDS encoding TolC family protein has translation MFIKRACLGTLFCIAGLAASPAWPREIPRTLTLEDAVRLAVERNPGLAAAREGLRVLEGDRIAAGKRPNPLLGFEAEDYPIASHPGPLLENLSLTLRLDFEIERGDRRRWRTEAADHAVAAGRLDYEDSVRLLRLEVARVFADAVLAQADLAASRSLLDRTEGVISLNRVRLEQGEISLIELHRIEAEKLRYRDEAFRAELLLRNAKSALMTLLSAPASAPEPEIVGALDEVRAGAAPGRLPEASLPELVRIARERRPDFRMGRREEQRAAAEAQLERSLRSPNITVGGGYRRNDVDHSFVLGVSLPLRLFDRNEGGILRAEAGRARAEHLAAARSGQVELEVRQAANAAAVHRARVDYIRREHLVKAEESGRVTLAAYNLGGATLIDYLDAQRTYYDTLRLYHQALHDERVSLHELAAATGTGGE, from the coding sequence ATGTTCATCAAACGCGCGTGCCTCGGCACCCTCTTCTGCATCGCCGGACTGGCGGCTTCCCCCGCATGGCCCCGGGAGATCCCCCGGACTCTGACCCTGGAGGATGCCGTCCGCCTGGCCGTCGAACGAAACCCCGGACTCGCCGCGGCCCGGGAAGGGCTCCGGGTTCTCGAAGGGGACCGGATCGCGGCGGGGAAGAGGCCGAATCCCCTGCTCGGCTTCGAGGCCGAGGACTACCCCATCGCCTCCCATCCGGGTCCGCTGCTCGAGAACCTGTCGCTGACGCTGCGGCTCGATTTCGAGATCGAAAGGGGGGACCGGCGACGCTGGCGCACGGAGGCGGCGGACCATGCGGTCGCGGCCGGACGCCTTGATTACGAGGACAGCGTGCGGCTGCTGCGGCTCGAGGTCGCGCGGGTCTTCGCCGATGCGGTGCTGGCGCAGGCGGACCTGGCGGCGTCCCGGTCGCTCCTCGATCGGACCGAAGGGGTGATTTCGCTGAACCGGGTGCGGCTGGAGCAGGGGGAAATCTCGCTGATCGAGTTGCACCGCATCGAGGCGGAAAAGCTGCGTTACCGGGACGAGGCCTTTCGGGCGGAGCTCCTGCTGCGCAACGCCAAAAGCGCCCTGATGACGTTGCTCTCCGCCCCGGCATCGGCTCCGGAGCCCGAAATCGTGGGTGCGCTCGACGAGGTGCGCGCCGGGGCGGCGCCCGGTCGGCTGCCCGAGGCCTCCCTGCCGGAGCTGGTCCGGATCGCCCGGGAGCGCCGCCCGGATTTCCGGATGGGGCGCCGGGAGGAACAGCGGGCCGCGGCCGAGGCGCAGCTGGAGCGCTCGCTTCGATCCCCGAACATCACGGTGGGGGGAGGGTACCGGCGCAACGACGTGGACCACAGCTTCGTGCTGGGGGTGAGCCTGCCGCTCAGGCTCTTCGACCGGAACGAGGGGGGGATCCTCCGGGCGGAGGCAGGGCGGGCGCGGGCGGAGCACCTCGCGGCCGCCAGGAGCGGGCAGGTCGAGCTGGAGGTGCGGCAGGCTGCGAACGCGGCCGCGGTTCACCGCGCGAGGGTGGACTACATCCGCCGGGAGCACCTCGTCAAGGCGGAGGAATCGGGGCGTGTCACCCTGGCGGCCTACAACCTGGGCGGGGCCACCCTCATTGACTACCTCGACGCGCAGAGGACCTACTACGACACGCTCCGGCTCTATCACCAGGCGCTCCACGACGAGCGCGTCAGCCTGCACGAACTGGCGGCTGCCACGGGGACGGGGGGCGAATGA
- the efp gene encoding elongation factor P — translation MMALIGANELKRKMFITVDNQPCAVLEVFFASPSARGASTMVRTKLRNLITDAVMEKTFRTGEKFAEADVTMAPASYMYADGEQCHFMDEATYEQFAFTPEQLGDDRNYLTEGLSLQVLKYNGNAIAVELPPFVELTVTATEPGGRSDAGSGGATKPATLETGLEIRVPLFIKEGERVRVSTQTGEFASRA, via the coding sequence ATCATGGCCCTGATCGGAGCGAACGAACTCAAGCGCAAGATGTTCATCACGGTGGACAACCAGCCGTGCGCCGTCCTCGAGGTCTTCTTCGCCTCGCCGAGCGCGCGCGGCGCCTCGACCATGGTGCGCACGAAGTTGCGCAACCTGATCACGGACGCGGTCATGGAAAAGACCTTCCGGACCGGCGAAAAGTTCGCCGAGGCGGACGTTACCATGGCCCCGGCCTCCTACATGTACGCCGACGGGGAGCAGTGCCACTTCATGGACGAGGCCACCTACGAGCAGTTCGCCTTCACCCCGGAGCAGCTGGGGGACGACCGGAACTACCTCACCGAGGGGCTGTCGCTCCAGGTGCTCAAGTACAACGGCAACGCGATCGCGGTGGAGCTCCCCCCCTTCGTCGAACTGACGGTGACCGCGACCGAGCCGGGGGGGCGCTCCGACGCGGGGTCGGGCGGGGCGACCAAGCCCGCCACCCTGGAGACGGGACTCGAGATCCGCGTCCCTCTCTTCATCAAGGAGGGGGAGCGGGTGCGCGTCAGCACCCAGACGGGGGAGTTCGCCTCGCGCGCCTGA
- a CDS encoding sulfite exporter TauE/SafE family protein, protein MSLLEPFTFPVSGVHTWLWLPPLVAFCVSAVTSTAGITGAFLLLPFQISVLGFASPAVSATNLVYNIVSTPGGIFRFLRERRLLWPLAGVVVLGTLPGVVIGGLVRLHWLPDPARFRVFVGCVMLYIGARLLLGLRRKGAAGRPAGGNGDFNVELLSVSWPALSYRFQEEEYHCGFRSLFLLSFVVGIVGSIYGIGGGAIIAPFLVSFYRLPVHTIAGATLVGTLASSVAGVLFYALAAPFHPDLVITPDWLLGALFGLGGLAGTYLGARMQRRIPAFRLKLLLGLIVFAVALKYLAGAFG, encoded by the coding sequence GTGAGCCTTCTCGAGCCCTTCACCTTCCCCGTCTCGGGCGTGCATACCTGGCTCTGGCTCCCGCCGCTGGTGGCCTTCTGCGTCTCGGCCGTCACCTCCACGGCCGGGATCACGGGCGCCTTCCTCCTCCTCCCCTTCCAGATCAGCGTGCTGGGGTTCGCGAGCCCCGCCGTCAGCGCGACCAACCTGGTCTACAACATCGTCTCCACCCCGGGGGGGATTTTCCGCTTCCTGCGGGAGAGGCGCCTCCTCTGGCCCCTGGCGGGCGTCGTCGTCCTCGGCACCCTCCCGGGCGTCGTCATCGGCGGCCTCGTCCGGCTGCACTGGCTCCCCGACCCGGCCCGCTTCCGGGTCTTCGTCGGCTGCGTGATGCTCTACATCGGCGCCCGGCTGCTGCTGGGGCTCCGCCGGAAGGGGGCCGCCGGGCGGCCCGCAGGCGGCAACGGAGACTTCAACGTGGAACTCCTCTCCGTCTCCTGGCCCGCGCTCTCCTACCGATTCCAGGAGGAGGAGTACCACTGCGGTTTCCGGAGCCTCTTTCTCCTCTCCTTCGTGGTAGGCATCGTCGGGAGCATCTACGGGATCGGCGGCGGGGCCATCATCGCCCCCTTCCTGGTCTCCTTCTACCGCCTCCCGGTCCACACCATAGCCGGCGCCACCCTGGTGGGCACCCTGGCTTCCTCCGTGGCCGGCGTCCTCTTCTACGCCCTGGCCGCCCCCTTCCACCCCGACCTCGTCATCACCCCCGACTGGCTGCTGGGCGCCCTTTTCGGGCTGGGGGGGCTGGCGGGCACCTACCTGGGCGCCCGCATGCAGCGGCGCATCCCCGCCTTCCGGCTGAAGCTCCTGCTCGGCCTGATCGTCTTCGCGGTCGCCCTGAAATACCTGGCCGGCGCCTTCGGATAG
- a CDS encoding PepSY domain-containing protein, translating into MTLRKTLFWIHLVCGIAAGILIFIMSATGVALTYQKQLTAWADKRACRVERPAGADPLPASELVERFRRAEPGRVPVALSLSSDPDMPASVTAAPGGTIFVNPYTGEVLGPGATGVRSFFRVMTGWHRWLALSGDNLRWGRAATGAGNLLFLFLALGGLYLWWPRRWKRAALRPLLWFRTGIGGKARDGNWHNVFGFWCLVPLVLIILSGVVISYAWASRLVFQFAGSTMSMPARRGAPAPPPGALEAPLRLEGADAAIRSVRERVPGWKTLNLDLPAPEAATLSLAVEEGYGGQPQLRSTVTADRESGKILKTEHFAGMDRGVRARIWMRFVHTGEYYGLAGQTVAGIASLAGLVLVWTGFALALRRYAAWLGRRN; encoded by the coding sequence ATGACTTTGCGCAAAACCCTGTTCTGGATCCATCTCGTCTGCGGCATCGCCGCCGGAATCCTCATCTTCATCATGTCGGCCACCGGGGTGGCCCTGACCTACCAGAAGCAGCTGACCGCCTGGGCGGACAAGCGGGCGTGCCGCGTCGAGCGGCCGGCGGGCGCCGATCCGCTCCCCGCCTCGGAACTGGTCGAGCGCTTCCGCCGGGCAGAGCCCGGCCGGGTGCCCGTCGCCCTGTCGCTCTCCTCCGACCCCGACATGCCCGCGAGCGTGACCGCGGCGCCGGGCGGGACGATCTTCGTCAACCCGTACACCGGGGAGGTCCTGGGGCCCGGGGCGACGGGGGTGCGCTCCTTCTTCCGGGTCATGACCGGGTGGCACCGCTGGCTGGCCCTCTCGGGCGACAACCTCCGCTGGGGGCGCGCCGCGACCGGGGCCGGCAACCTCCTCTTCCTCTTCCTGGCCCTCGGCGGCCTCTACCTCTGGTGGCCCCGGCGCTGGAAGCGCGCGGCGCTTCGCCCCCTCCTCTGGTTCCGCACAGGGATCGGGGGAAAGGCGCGGGACGGCAACTGGCACAACGTCTTCGGCTTCTGGTGCCTGGTCCCCCTGGTCCTGATTATCCTCAGCGGGGTGGTCATCTCCTACGCGTGGGCCAGCCGGCTGGTGTTCCAGTTCGCGGGGAGCACGATGTCGATGCCCGCGCGCCGGGGGGCTCCCGCCCCCCCGCCAGGCGCCCTCGAGGCGCCCCTTCGGCTCGAGGGCGCCGACGCCGCCATCAGATCCGTCCGCGAACGGGTCCCCGGGTGGAAGACGCTGAATCTCGATCTCCCCGCGCCGGAAGCCGCCACCCTTTCCCTCGCGGTCGAAGAGGGGTACGGGGGGCAGCCGCAGCTGCGCTCCACGGTGACGGCCGACCGGGAATCGGGGAAGATCCTCAAGACGGAACACTTCGCCGGGATGGACCGCGGGGTGCGGGCGCGGATCTGGATGCGTTTCGTCCACACCGGGGAGTACTACGGCCTCGCGGGGCAGACCGTCGCCGGGATCGCCTCCCTGGCCGGGCTGGTCCTGGTCTGGACCGGCTTCGCCCTGGCGTTGCGCCGCTACGCCGCCTGGCTCGGGCGCAGGAACTGA